The proteins below are encoded in one region of Pirellulales bacterium:
- a CDS encoding DUF1501 domain-containing protein: protein MLYIRGRTTDARHAWSRRDMLRVGLATGAGLAGGWPLLGEPARAKPAGAAGASFGRAKSLVLVYLFGGPSHIDMWDMKPDAPSGIRGEFHPISTNVPGIEITEHLPQLARAAERYAIIRSLTHGDSSHGSASHTMLTGRRPRNLGEVPPREDDFPNFGAVLGKLRPTPQGTTPFVSFPWNISTSTNVVPGQNGGFLGQSFDPWRVEPAAAALASNPTFDVPLANLPDGVDPRRLQARRQLLDSLALSRRGAPLGELTTIYERAFDLLLSPKFLEAFRVEREPEAIRERYGRNVFGQSLLLARRLVESGVRTTVVYWPDRSEPEAFNNNGVIDKVAVAAWDTHGHHVGNTPNFPRLKDHNLPPLDQGLTAFLADLGERGLLDETLVAVTGEFGRSPKINGDAGRDHYGNVFSALLAGGGIRGGQAYGTSDKIGAFPADKPVTAGDFAATLYHALGVRPETEIRDRFDRPLRVADGEPVWDLFA, encoded by the coding sequence ATGCTCTATATTCGCGGCCGTACGACCGATGCTCGACATGCCTGGTCGCGGCGCGACATGCTGCGCGTCGGGTTGGCGACCGGGGCGGGTTTGGCCGGCGGATGGCCGCTGCTCGGTGAACCGGCGCGCGCCAAACCTGCCGGCGCCGCGGGCGCGAGCTTCGGCCGCGCCAAGTCGCTCGTGCTGGTGTACCTGTTCGGCGGGCCGAGCCACATCGACATGTGGGATATGAAGCCCGATGCCCCCAGCGGCATCCGCGGCGAGTTTCATCCGATCAGCACGAACGTGCCGGGCATCGAGATCACGGAACACTTACCGCAACTGGCGCGTGCGGCCGAGCGGTACGCGATCATCCGCTCGCTGACGCATGGCGACAGCTCGCACGGCTCGGCCAGCCACACGATGCTCACCGGCCGGCGGCCGCGCAACCTGGGCGAAGTGCCGCCGCGCGAGGATGATTTTCCAAATTTCGGCGCCGTGCTCGGCAAATTGCGCCCCACGCCGCAGGGAACCACGCCGTTTGTGTCGTTTCCGTGGAACATCTCGACCAGCACCAACGTCGTGCCGGGACAGAACGGGGGATTCCTGGGGCAATCGTTCGATCCGTGGCGCGTCGAGCCGGCCGCAGCAGCGCTGGCCAGCAACCCGACCTTCGACGTGCCGCTGGCGAATCTGCCGGACGGCGTCGATCCGCGGCGTCTGCAAGCGCGACGGCAATTGCTCGACAGCCTGGCCCTGTCGCGTCGCGGCGCACCACTCGGTGAACTGACCACGATTTACGAACGGGCCTTTGACCTGCTGCTGTCGCCCAAGTTCCTGGAAGCGTTCCGCGTCGAGCGCGAGCCGGAGGCGATCCGCGAGCGCTATGGGCGGAACGTCTTTGGCCAGAGCCTGCTGTTGGCGCGCCGCCTGGTCGAGTCGGGCGTGCGCACGACGGTCGTCTATTGGCCCGACCGGTCCGAGCCCGAGGCGTTTAACAACAATGGCGTGATCGACAAGGTGGCGGTGGCGGCGTGGGACACGCACGGTCATCACGTGGGGAACACGCCGAACTTCCCGCGGCTGAAAGATCACAACTTGCCCCCCTTGGATCAAGGGCTGACCGCGTTTCTGGCGGACCTGGGCGAGCGCGGATTGCTCGACGAAACGCTGGTGGCCGTGACCGGCGAATTCGGCCGCTCGCCGAAGATCAACGGCGACGCCGGCCGCGATCATTACGGCAACGTCTTTTCGGCGCTCTTGGCCGGTGGTGGCATCCGCGGCGGCCAGGCGTACGGCACTTCGGACAAAATCGGCGCGTTCCCCGCCGACAAGCCGGTCACGGCGGGCGACTTTGCCGCCACGCTGTATCACGCACTGGGCGTGCGACCGGAAACCGAAATCCGCGACCGCTTTGACCGGCCGCTGCGCGTGGCCGACGGCGAACCGGTGTGGGATCTGTTCGCGTAG
- a CDS encoding TIM barrel protein: MAPLDRRTFLGSSLAASAVLASTAPAARGVDRTATDTVDTKNLGRTPHTKFAVNVEMWWTKLPFLDRIKAAAAYGFPAVELWPWQGKDLDAIARLSKELNIAIAQFTAWGFTPGMNDPKNHDDFVEAVDQGCRVAKKLDCKKMCVVGGDDQPGMTQEQMHDNIITALKRAAPIAEEHQVMLILEPMNIRVDHKGHCLYGSPAAVRICREVNSPMVKINWDLYHMHISEGDLCGRLKEGFDQVGYLQLADHPGRNEPGTGEIHYNRVLKEAFDLGYRGYVGLECRPKTTELAAAQGVAAADVW, translated from the coding sequence ATGGCACCGCTCGATCGTCGTACGTTTCTTGGTTCGTCGCTGGCCGCGTCGGCGGTTCTTGCCAGCACCGCGCCCGCTGCGCGGGGCGTCGATCGGACCGCGACCGATACAGTCGACACGAAGAACCTCGGCCGCACACCGCACACGAAGTTTGCCGTGAACGTCGAGATGTGGTGGACGAAGCTCCCTTTTCTCGACCGCATCAAGGCGGCCGCCGCTTACGGCTTTCCGGCGGTCGAGCTCTGGCCCTGGCAGGGCAAGGACCTCGACGCGATCGCCCGGCTCTCGAAGGAGCTGAACATTGCCATCGCGCAGTTCACGGCCTGGGGTTTTACGCCGGGCATGAACGATCCCAAGAATCACGACGACTTTGTCGAAGCGGTCGATCAAGGGTGCCGCGTGGCCAAGAAGCTCGACTGCAAGAAAATGTGCGTCGTGGGGGGCGATGACCAGCCGGGCATGACGCAGGAACAAATGCACGACAACATCATCACGGCCTTGAAGCGCGCCGCGCCGATCGCCGAAGAGCACCAGGTGATGCTGATCCTCGAGCCGATGAACATTCGCGTCGATCACAAAGGGCATTGCCTGTACGGCAGCCCGGCCGCGGTGCGCATCTGCCGCGAAGTGAATTCGCCGATGGTGAAGATCAACTGGGACCTGTACCACATGCACATCAGCGAAGGCGACTTGTGCGGCCGCTTGAAAGAAGGCTTCGACCAGGTCGGCTACCTGCAACTGGCCGATCATCCCGGCCGCAACGAGCCCGGCACCGGCGAGATTCACTACAACCGCGTGCTGAAGGAAGCCTTCGATCTTGGTTATCGCGGCTACGTTGGGTTGGAATGCCGACCCAAGACGACCGAGCTTGCCGCTGCGCAAGGCGTGGCCGCGGCCGACGTGTGGTGA